In Debaryomyces hansenii CBS767 chromosome B complete sequence, one genomic interval encodes:
- a CDS encoding DEHA2B00990p (no similarity), translating into MDVDSKLEVSNLPKGTTQDYVESIFLPFGNIVSIDITGNKALVHYEESEDCSSAIANMNGFDCNGTYLTVRTSRN; encoded by the exons ATGGATGTTGATTCTAAATTAGAGGTTT CCAACTTGCCCAAAGGAACTACCCAAGACTACGTAGAATCGATATTTCTACCATTTGGAAATATTGTCAGTATTGATATAACTGGTAACAAGGCACTTGTGCACTACGAGGAATCAGAAGATTGTTCTAGTGCTATTGCAAATATGAACGGGTTTGACTGTAATGGAACATACTTAACTGTGAGAACTTCGCGGAATTAA
- a CDS encoding DEHA2B01012p (highly similar to CA4604|CaMBF1 Candida albicans MBF1), with product MSDWDSVTIIGQKARIGGGGPRQNVAKTQAELNAARRSGNVVGTEKKYGSTNTKSNPEGQRLTKLDAVDDVVPTKKLDMNVGKAIQQARQEKKLTQKDLATKINEKPNVINDYEAGRAVPNQQLLGKLERALGVKLRGKNIGEPLFAKKK from the coding sequence ATGTCAGATTGGGATTCAGTTACTATTATTGGACAAAAAGCCAGAattggtggtggtggaCCAAGACAAAATGTTGCCAAAACCCAAGCGGAATTGAATGCAGCTAGAAGATCAGGAAATGTTGTTGGAACAGAAAAGAAGTACGGTAGTACTAACACTAAGTCCAACCCTGAAGGACAAAGATTGACCAAATTAGATGCGGTTGACGACGTTGTGCCTACCAAGAAGTTAGATATGAATGTTGGTAAGGCCATTCAACAAGCCAGAcaagagaagaaattgacaCAAAAGGACTTGGCCACCAAGATCAACGAAAAGCCTAATGTTATCAACGACTATGAAGCCGGTAGAGCCGTTCCAAACCAACAATTGTTGGGTAAGTTGGAAAGAGCGTTGGGGGTCAAGTTGAGAGGTAAGAACATAGGTGAGCCATTATTTGCTAAGAAGAAATAA
- a CDS encoding DEHA2B01056p (no similarity): MHSHKMDIASDKRPHLWQFIITDFLIDYVMTLKSADMVDCCIGVSRYALDRHRRVLVFAHFTFIYICSHA, encoded by the coding sequence ATGCATTCTCATAAAATGGATATCGCAAGCGACAAGCGACCACATTTATggcaatttattatcacGGActttttaattgattatgtAATGACACTTAAAAGTGCTGATATGGTTGATTGTTGCATTGGCGTTTCTCGTTATGCGTTAGATAGACATCGCCGTGTTCTCGTATTCGCTCATTTTACGTTCATTTACATTTGTTCTCACGCGTAA